DNA from Leptospira yasudae:
TGGCCAAAAAACCACTTCTATACGTGGGCGGGGGAGCGATCAACGCAGGGGCTTCGAAAGAAATTTTCGAACTTGCGACGAAAGCCGGAATTCCCGTTACGACAACCTTGATGGGTTTGGGTTCTTTTCCGGGCACACATCCTTTGAGCGTGGGAATGCTCGGGATGCACGGAACCGCAGCGGCCAACAAAGCCGTATTGGAATGCGATTATATCCTGAATCTTGGAGCAAGATTTGACGACCGCGTGGCAAAAATCGGCGAATTCGCCGAAAAAGCGGTACGGGCGCATATCGACATCGACACGGCCGAATTTAATAAACGAATTCAAGTGGACTATCTTCTTCACGGAGATCTGAAGGACGCGTTAAACGCCATTCTTCCGTTCGTAAAAAAACAGGATCACGGTTCCTGGGTTTCTTATCTTCAAAACCTAAAGAAAGAACATCCTCTCGATTTCGACAACTCCGGTTCCACGATCAAACCGCAGGACTTCCTGGAACGTCTTTATAAAAAAACTCGGGGTCAGGCCATCGTATCCACGGACGTGGGACAACATCAGATGTGGGCCGCGCAGTATTATCTTTTGGACGAGCCGAACAATTGGCTGACTTCCGGAGGACTCGGAACGATGGGGTACGGATTACCGGCAGCGATCGGAGCGAAGTTCGGAAGAAAGGATAAGATGGTGATCTGCGTTTCGGGCGACGGTTCGATTCAGATGAATATTCAGGAATTGGCAACCATCGCCGCGAACAAACTCGGCGTAAAAGTTCTCGTGTTCAACAATAACTTTCTCGGAATGGTTCGTCAGTGGCAGGAACTCTTTTACGAAGAACGATTCTCTCAATCGGAATGGAACTTCAATCCCGACTTCGTAAAACTCGCGGAAGCCTATTCGATTCCCGCGATGAAGATTTCGGATAAATCCGAAATCGACAAAGCGATCGAATTCTTCACAAAAGACGACGGAGCCGCTTTCTTGGAAGTGATGATTCCCGCCGAAGAAAAAGTATTCCCTATGATTCCCGCGGGCAAATCGCAAAAAGATATGATCGAATTCAAGGATCTGGCCGGACTGAAAAAAGCATGAAACACATTCTAAAAATTCTGGTAAACAATCATCCGGGAGTAATGAGCCACGTTTCGGGCTTATTCACTCGCAGAAGTTATAATATAGATTCGATCGCTGTGGGAGTTACGGTGAATCCGGAGATCTCCAGCATGGTCATCGTGGTCAAAGGGGACGAGTCCACGGTCGATCAAGTAAAAAGACAACTTTTGAAATTGCCGGACGTGTTGGAAGTGGAAGACCTCGCGTATCACGATTGTGTCAGCAGAGAATTGGTATTGCTCGTGCTGAAGATCACGGAAGCGACCAGAACGGAAATTCTTTCCGTATGCGAAGTGTTCGAAGCGAAGATCGCGGATCTTACGCACACTTCGATCACGATCGAGTATTCCGGGAATTCCAGAAAGGTAAACGCGATCGTCGAAATTCTTTCCAAATACGGAATCGAGGAAATCGTCCGCACCGGACAAATCGCGCTCCGATACAGAAGCATCGGATCTTAAATCGTATCGATAAAAGATCCGATCGATCTTTTCTTTTAAAAGCTCAAACAGCCCGCAAGGAAACGGATTGTTTCCAAGGTCGTTTACGATCGGAATCGAAAAGTATACAAAAAGAATTCGAATTGCATACGACCTTGCGATCCGATTTTCGAATCAATCTCTGAAGAATTCGATACCGTGCGTTCGTAATCATCCGAAACTCGGTTTGAATGAGAATCGAATCGGGAAATTGAATCGTTCCTCTATAATCGCTTTCCGACCAGAGAACGAGCGGTTCTATATGAGCCGTACTTGTTTGGGAAGAATCGAAACCCGCCTGTTTTAAAGCCTCCTTTCTGGCTTCGTTCAAAAGTTTCTGCGCATTTTCTATGTTTAAACTTCCGTTCGCGTCACATTGTTGTTTGGCGAAGGAAGTTTCGAATTGGTGTGTTTTTGTATGGGATTGAATCATGGTTCTCTCTTTTGTCTAACTGCTTGGTATAAAAAGAATGCGTTCCTGATTTTGCTTTGAAAACCGTTTTGATCTAGTTTTGTTGCGTGTTAATCGTTTGGATACAAAACGGAGTTCGTCCTTCTTGGGTCTCCTATCAATTATGATTCTGATATATATTGAAAATTGTATACAATTATTTTTGAATATTCTATCCAATAGATCGGATGACACATGATTCGTAGTTTCGGTAAATGATCCGTTTTCGAGTAACAAATACGTCCGAATTTGTTTCCATTTTTTCAAGCGCGCGATTTGTGAAGCACGTGGATTATAAAATGGAAATAAATTCTTTTTACTTTACGGCGTTTCTTTAAACCGAATTCTACTTTGATAAAAAGACAAGCTGCAAAGCTCCGTATCGGAAGCTGCGATTCGTAAAGGGCGGCTCCGGGAACGGGCTCTTATAAGGAGGAGAGTTTGAGGATGGAAGTATCCAAAAAGAGAACGGCTTCCGATTTCCAACGAAAGATTCCATTGGAAAAATCACAAAGCCCGGAAGAGGCGAGTTCTTTCAAATGTCGTTCTAAAACTTCTTTCTTTTCGGGAATCAGTTCGTAAAAAGTTTCCATTTGAATCGGCCCGAACAATCGGAACAAAGATAGAATCAATTCTTCGTAAAGATCGGGTTTGGCGTATTCGACGGAGAATTCTCTTCGTTTGTAAGTCTCCACGTTTCTCGGATTGGAATATCTTCCCGAAGGCAGATAACCGTGTGCGCCCGCACCGATTCCCAAATAGTATTCCATCGTCCAATACTTGAGGTTGTGTCTGGAAAAGAATCCGGGTTTGGAATAGTTGCTCACCTCGTATTGAAACAACTCGTGCGGAGCCAACATTTCCGGCAATAATTTGAGAACTTCTTCCTGGATTTCTTCCTCGGGTCCGGGGACGAGGTGATCCATTACCTTTCTTGAATATTCGGTTCCTTTTTCCACGGTGAGCGCGTAGAGGCTGATGTGTTTTCCTCCCGCGGACAAAACCTGAACGACGTCCTTTACGATCGCATCCACGGTTTGTCCCGGAATTCCGTAGATCAAATCGGCGGAAAAGTTGGAGATCGGAGAATTCTTTACCGTTTCGAGAATGCTTCCGTATCGATCCGGATCGTAGTGTCTTCCTAAAAATTTCAGCTTTGCCGGATCAAAGCTCTGGATTCCGACGGAAATACGGTTGATTCCCGCTTGGTGGATCGATCGCAGGAAATCGGACGTGATGTCCTCGGGATTGCATTCCATCGTAATTTCAGAATATTCTAAAAGTTGAATGTTTTTTTTGAAAAAACCGATCAGATCCGCGATTTGAGAGACGTCCGCGCGGGAAGGCGTTCCGCCTCCGAAAAAGATCGTGTCGAATTTCAGGTCGAGGATGGAGGGATTGTCCGCGATTCTGCGCTCCGTTTCTTCCTTGTATCTGCGAAAGAGGGAGGTTTCGTCCGGGATCGGATTTTTTCCGTTCCCGATCGAATAGAAGTCACAGTATTCGCATTTTTGAATGCAGTAGGGGTAGTGGACGTAGATTCCCGGAATTCCCGTTTTTGCCACAGGATTTCCGGGAGAAGGCGTCATTGTTTTTTCGATGCGGTTTTGTCGCTCGAGTTTTTCAGAATCAAATCCACGACGGGGATCGGAGAAGTCCTTTCCACGACCGAATACAACAGGGCCTTTTTGGATTCTACGGTCGGGGAAAACGAGAATAGAATTTTCAGGTTCGAAAGCGTATTCAATTTTAAGAATGGAGTTCCGTAGTGAAGCGCAACGACTTCGATGTCCGAATAACGTTTTGCAAGACCCGCTGCCAGATCCAATTCCAATTGGCTGAAGGTCGTAACTACCACGCGTTTGTATTTGTTTTCTTTGAGAAGCGCCGTGATTTTACCGGAGTTGAAGTTCGGAAGATTTTTTTCGGTAAGAACGGTTTCGAATTCCTTTCCGCGCACCGCAAAGATCGTTTCTTCCGCTTTGACCGATGTCGGATTCAAAGAAGTCGGAAAGGAAACGATGGACGCTCTGGAAACTTCCGCGTTCAAAGTCGGAGAAAAGATTTCCAAGAAACTTTTTTCCCGTTCCGCGAGTTGTTCTTGGAAGAAGTTGATTTCCTTTTGTTCGAGTTCGGTAAGTTTTTCTTTCGCTGCGGATTTCTTCGGAGAGAATTCGTACACGATTCCGTGTTTGAGTTTTAAAAGAACCTGTCTGTATGCGGCTTCTTTCAAAAGATCGCGTTCTCCCTTTTGAAACGTTCCTTTTTTATACGCTGTGAGAATTTGATTCTTCATATCGCGCGTGGTCTTACCCCAGCTCGTCATCAAAAGAATATCCGCGCCCGCCAAGATTGCAAGAACTCCCGGATCGCTGTCCTTGTAATGAACGTCGATCGCGTCCATCTCCATCGCGTCGGTGATGATGACTCCTTTGAATCCCATCTTTTCGCGGAGAATTCCGGTGAGAATTTTGGAGGAGAGAGTCGCCGGAAAGTTCGGATCCAATTTCGGATACACGATATGCGCGCTCATCACGACTTCCGCACCTTGTCGAATGGATTCTTGAAACGGAATGAGTTCCATCTTCTCGAGTTCTTCCAAGGTCTTGTCGATTTTCGGAAGTCCGAGATGACTGTCCACGTTCGTATCTCCGTGTCCCGGAAAATGTTTGATCGTAGGAATCGCTCCTCCGACTCTCGCACCTTTTTCGTAACCGATTCCAGCGGTGGAAACCATCTCCGGCGTGCTTCCCAAAGAACGAGTGTTGATGACCGGATTATCGGGATTGTTGTTGATATCCAAGTCGGGCGCGAACACGAAATTGAGTCCGAGTTTACGCAGCTGATAGGAAGTGACGAAGCCCACTTTGTACGCGTAGTCCGCGTTTTTGGTTTGTCCCAAAGCCATTGCGCCGGGGAACTGAGTCACTCCGTCTTTGACGCGGAGAACTCTTCCGCCTTCCTGATCCACGGAAATGAGAAGAGGAAGTTTGGAGGATTCCATGCTCTTCTTCTGTAATTCGTAATTGAGTTTTAAGATTTCTTGTTTGCTTCCGAGATTCATTCCGAACAGAATGATTCCTCCCGGAAGAATCTCTTCGATTTCCTTTTCAGCGGTTTGATCCAAGGACTTGCCCGGAATCGCCACATGGATGACTTGCCCGGTCAATTCTTCGGGAGTCATTTTATCTACGATCGCTTTCGCTTGGGATTCTAAATATCCGTCCCAGCTATCGGCTTGGAGTTCTTGTTGGTAAGAACTCACGTAGTAAAACACGGCTAAGAAACCCAAAAGAAGAAGGAACGCAAAGGAAAATCGTCGGATCATAGTTTGACAGAATAGGAAAACCTTGAATTCTGTAAAAACAAATTCCGGGAGGTAACCTTCGTTATGATCCGTTTCCAATCCTACCTTATAATTCTGTGTTCTTTGTGTTTCACTTCGATCCATGCGGATTCGAATTCCTCTCCGGTAAGAATTCTTTTTTTCGGAGACAGTTTGACTGCGGGGCTCGGGCTCTCTTCTCCCGAAGAAGCGTTTCCTCATCTGATCGCAAAAGAACTTTCCAAAAATGGAATTTCTTCCCAAGCGATCAACGCGGGAATGAGCGGCGACACGACCTCGGGCGGTCTCGCGCGTTTGGATTGGGCGATGTCGGGCGGGTTCGACGTGTTCGTTTTGGAACTCGGAGCGAACGATTCGATGCGGGGAATTTCTCCCGATCAAACGCAGAAGAATTTAAAAGAGATCATCGCAAGAGTGAGAAAGAAAAATCCGAAAGCGAAGATTCTTCTCGTGGGGATGAAAACGTTTCCGAACCTAGGAAAAGAATACCGTCAGAAATTCGAAGCCGTGTATCCGAAACTTTCCAAGGAAGAGAATCTTCCTCTCGTTCCGTTCTTTATGGACGGGGTTGCGGGAATCAAAAAGCTGAATCAGAAAGACGGAATTCATCCCACTGCGGAAGGACATCGGATCCTCGCGAAAAATCTTTTCCCCTTTGTTCAAAAAATTCTGAAGAAAGGATGATTCTCCAAAAAGTGTGTTTACACCGGACTTTTGGGGAAAATCATGGATCTACCTGAAATAATCGCGGGAATAGCTCAGTGGTAGAGCACCTCCTTGCCAAGGAGGGGGTCGCGGGTTCGAATCCCGTTTCCCGCTTTTTCTTTTATATCACCCTTCCCCAGGCCGATTTGCATCATGGACTATAAAACAAAAAAAAATTCCAACGCTACCGTTGATATTAAACTTACCTTCGAAGCTGCAGACATCGAAAAAGCTTTTGATAAAACCTACGCAGAAAAACAGAAAGACGTAAAAATTCCGGGCTTTCGTCAAGGAAAGGCTCCTCTCAACCTGGTAAAGAAACAACTGGGAGACGCGGTTGCGAGTGACGCGATCAACAATCTCATCATCGACGGGATGACTTCCATTCTTACCAAACTCGAACATCCGATGGTTCGTTTTCCGAAATTCGAAATCCAAGACTATCAACCGGGTAAAACTCTCGTCGCGACCGCGGTGTATGAAACCAATCCGGAAGTTACCCTCGGAAAATATAAAAAAGTAAAAGTAAAACTTCCCGAAGTCGCGGTTGCGGATTCGGACGTTGCGGACGAGATCGAAGCAATTCGCAAACAACTCGCACGCAAACAGCTCAAGGAAGAAGGGCAAGTAG
Protein-coding regions in this window:
- the ilvB gene encoding biosynthetic-type acetolactate synthase large subunit produces the protein MSAESGRITGARLMVELLEEYGVEIVFGYPGGAILPFYDEIYKSKKIKHILVRHEQGAVHMAEGYARATGKLGVCIATSGPGATNLVTGLTDAKMDSVPVLAITGQVATNTIGTDAFQEADIFGITIPITKYNALMKSADDIARHFEEATLIALGGRPGPVLLDFPKDVQTELTNVRKATRLKIAPHHYKKPEVKGNVEEFAEALNVAKKPLLYVGGGAINAGASKEIFELATKAGIPVTTTLMGLGSFPGTHPLSVGMLGMHGTAAANKAVLECDYILNLGARFDDRVAKIGEFAEKAVRAHIDIDTAEFNKRIQVDYLLHGDLKDALNAILPFVKKQDHGSWVSYLQNLKKEHPLDFDNSGSTIKPQDFLERLYKKTRGQAIVSTDVGQHQMWAAQYYLLDEPNNWLTSGGLGTMGYGLPAAIGAKFGRKDKMVICVSGDGSIQMNIQELATIAANKLGVKVLVFNNNFLGMVRQWQELFYEERFSQSEWNFNPDFVKLAEAYSIPAMKISDKSEIDKAIEFFTKDDGAAFLEVMIPAEEKVFPMIPAGKSQKDMIEFKDLAGLKKA
- the ilvN gene encoding acetolactate synthase small subunit codes for the protein MKHILKILVNNHPGVMSHVSGLFTRRSYNIDSIAVGVTVNPEISSMVIVVKGDESTVDQVKRQLLKLPDVLEVEDLAYHDCVSRELVLLVLKITEATRTEILSVCEVFEAKIADLTHTSITIEYSGNSRKVNAIVEILSKYGIEEIVRTGQIALRYRSIGS
- a CDS encoding acyl-CoA thioesterase, with the protein product MIQSHTKTHQFETSFAKQQCDANGSLNIENAQKLLNEARKEALKQAGFDSSQTSTAHIEPLVLWSESDYRGTIQFPDSILIQTEFRMITNARYRILQRLIRKSDRKVVCNSNSFCILFDSDRKRPWKQSVSLRAV
- the hemW gene encoding radical SAM family heme chaperone HemW, yielding MTPSPGNPVAKTGIPGIYVHYPYCIQKCEYCDFYSIGNGKNPIPDETSLFRRYKEETERRIADNPSILDLKFDTIFFGGGTPSRADVSQIADLIGFFKKNIQLLEYSEITMECNPEDITSDFLRSIHQAGINRISVGIQSFDPAKLKFLGRHYDPDRYGSILETVKNSPISNFSADLIYGIPGQTVDAIVKDVVQVLSAGGKHISLYALTVEKGTEYSRKVMDHLVPGPEEEIQEEVLKLLPEMLAPHELFQYEVSNYSKPGFFSRHNLKYWTMEYYLGIGAGAHGYLPSGRYSNPRNVETYKRREFSVEYAKPDLYEELILSLFRLFGPIQMETFYELIPEKKEVLERHLKELASSGLCDFSNGIFRWKSEAVLFLDTSILKLSSL
- a CDS encoding glycoside hydrolase family 3 protein, with the protein product MIRRFSFAFLLLLGFLAVFYYVSSYQQELQADSWDGYLESQAKAIVDKMTPEELTGQVIHVAIPGKSLDQTAEKEIEEILPGGIILFGMNLGSKQEILKLNYELQKKSMESSKLPLLISVDQEGGRVLRVKDGVTQFPGAMALGQTKNADYAYKVGFVTSYQLRKLGLNFVFAPDLDINNNPDNPVINTRSLGSTPEMVSTAGIGYEKGARVGGAIPTIKHFPGHGDTNVDSHLGLPKIDKTLEELEKMELIPFQESIRQGAEVVMSAHIVYPKLDPNFPATLSSKILTGILREKMGFKGVIITDAMEMDAIDVHYKDSDPGVLAILAGADILLMTSWGKTTRDMKNQILTAYKKGTFQKGERDLLKEAAYRQVLLKLKHGIVYEFSPKKSAAKEKLTELEQKEINFFQEQLAEREKSFLEIFSPTLNAEVSRASIVSFPTSLNPTSVKAEETIFAVRGKEFETVLTEKNLPNFNSGKITALLKENKYKRVVVTTFSQLELDLAAGLAKRYSDIEVVALHYGTPFLKLNTLSNLKILFSFSPTVESKKALLYSVVERTSPIPVVDLILKNSSDKTASKKQ
- a CDS encoding arylesterase → MIRFQSYLIILCSLCFTSIHADSNSSPVRILFFGDSLTAGLGLSSPEEAFPHLIAKELSKNGISSQAINAGMSGDTTSGGLARLDWAMSGGFDVFVLELGANDSMRGISPDQTQKNLKEIIARVRKKNPKAKILLVGMKTFPNLGKEYRQKFEAVYPKLSKEENLPLVPFFMDGVAGIKKLNQKDGIHPTAEGHRILAKNLFPFVQKILKKG